One genomic window of Canis lupus baileyi chromosome 24, mCanLup2.hap1, whole genome shotgun sequence includes the following:
- the DEFB134 gene encoding beta-defensin 134, producing MKPLLVVLILLFFWDPVLAGLNPLSSEIHRKCYGNGICRLECFTSEMLVDYCLFQLECCIKGNPEP from the exons ATGAAGCCTCTCCTCGTTGTGCTTATCTTGCTCTTCTTTTGGGACCCAGTGCTGGCAG gttTGAATCCACTGTCATCAGAAATACACAGGAAATGCTATGGGAATGGTATCTGCAGACTTGAGTGCTTTACAAGTGAAATGTTAGTTGACTACTGTCTGTTTCAACTAGAGTGCTGTATCAAAGGAAACCCGGAGCCCTGA